Genomic window (Rhododendron vialii isolate Sample 1 chromosome 4a, ASM3025357v1):
gcgcgaccacgtggcattccacacagaagaccaaatcacacctcacaacctgtcAGAACTAAACACCTagcggaagacttatcaccttaacataaaaatgagtcaacgtatTGACCAACCAACTTTAACCTCGCACAACCAAGAAACAACATCTGCattatagtactttaaaaattctatacttcaacacatCCACCGATGACTTACTTACAACTTGAACAAACCAATTTCATCATCCACCATCTAAAACAACTAGACCATTCACAACGTCCAAAGCTAACCTCAAATAGAACTCTAATCATCGACCAAAAATAATTACAACCCGTACAATTTAAAAACTTTAACTATCCTTAGCTATAACTCCTTACAAGTAAAGTTCTGTATCAGCTAAGGCACTCCACAACAACGCAACCAAAATCCCACCTGACGCTagcaaaacacctcaacacgACGACCAGTAGTGGATCCACTCTAAGCAACCTGCAACCTgacagaccaaaaaggaaagccagagtatgtgagatatagaaatacTCAATATAATACCACAATACCAGAAGGAACGTCAACATAAATACACTTCACCAATGTAACTAAAATACTTGAATGTATACAACAGTTATAACCAACATATCCACTCAACTGAGTaataataatcaatgcacaataatatgaatgtaatcacatcacgtacagtgacacgtctgccacatcccatgtacccaaggtattgtgtctCGCACATCATATTCTCATTCATCGTTAATTAGACAGCACGGCccacgatatggtgtgactcactccacaatccttaaACGGATACAATCAACACACCACAACATGCATATCAATAACTAAATCTCGGTTAGCATGATATATAACCTCTAAGCATACAAATCATCATGCATGGATATCAATAGCTAAATCATCtgttagcatgatatacacccACCACTATAGCAACATCTcataaaaataatcatatcaAAAGTTAACTACGATTAGTAAGGTATCCACTCACCATCACAACAATATCTCATAAAAGATAATCACATCGAAAGCTAactacgattagcaagatatacactcaccaccgtaacaatatttcataaaagataatcatatcaaaagctaactacaattagcaagatatatactcaccaccacaacaatattatattgaggagaaccatatcaaacacactcacctttgtatcGATCGAGATACGCTAAACTTACGGTTTTAGCACCTCCCAATTGACCGGCTTGACACCCAACCACAAGTTAACCATATCAATTTATTGAACACTTAAACGTCAAAACCAACTCCTAACAACAATCTATAACACCAAAAATAGATTAAAGATGCTTAACGCATTCTAGCATGTCCATCTCAAAGGTTTAGAAGTGTCTCTAAACAAACGTAGCACTCAAATACCATATAACCTCTACATTTGGTTTAAAATCTACGAACAGACTGTCGTATTCTGCCTATAACTTATTATAGGGTTAAAACCAGATCAcgagaccaccaccattagaaagtagactttcgGTACattaattttgatataaaatttgttaaaaacggagTCCGAACGATAAAGTTATGTCCGTCCAAAGTTATACAATAACCTGTCCAAAATCATAGATTCTGCACGTctatcaatttcaaatcaaaaactgatttaacctaCTACAAACTAAGCCACAACCCTCACATATTCCAAAAgacatacgagtctagttttaGAATCAAAAATCCGTGCTTAAACCCGATACTCGAGttaaaagatatgaccatttttccaaaatgtgtcagtgcagcaaatacaaaattcaatagggacacaccaacttgtaaaatccTTCAAACTTAGACCATAAAACAAAATGACCTGAAATTTGGTAGAGATCATAACAACATCTCAAAGTTTATCTCTAATTTTTCtcagatttttcacaataaaggaacctagtcaaaaacacctccaaactcaaaaattctgtgcagcgaagcacaatttccagcagaaTAATatgtgttcgaaaattcattacaaatcgAATACTTAATTCTTTTCAGTAATTCTAACGCCAAAATATCAACAATTTATCAATCTTTCAGACTCATACGGACTCATAACCAAAAGGATagtttaattataaaaaaattgatgaaagacacagctctgtaagctgtctGCTAAAAAATAGGATCTTGAGCAAAGttaggtttatgatttttatctttttctaaacttttcagaaaattctcaaaatttaacACGATATAATAGACGGACTAATGAACCTTcagtaaaaataccagaaattaacaaactttctaggtaccttgaataatttcgtgAAGAACAGCCCTGCAcctaggttttttttccttcttctccttctctctctctctctctatctctctctctctctctctctctttacgtACAAGGGATACGAATGGGGAGAAATATCTCCCCCACGATATTTGTAAACCTATAAAGTAATTATCGTGTGCAAGCGAAACCAATTGCTAACTTATATTCCAAccacaaatcacacacaggaCCTTCGCAAGTTCTACTGTTTACGATTTAAAccataattcaattaaaagtaattaaaataccgaaatatccgggacgggtattacaagtggtatcaaagcaaggaagtcatgggttcgagtcaCGGAAGCGTCATCgtgagggagggattgttggACCCGGAGTGCCCCCCATGGATTttgttacacaatgtcactccaTGCAACCCgctttaaaaacaaatttgcgGGTGCGATgttgaatgccataaaagacttaattgaaacccttcctaCCACAAATTGATTTAAAGATAAATGgtggaaaagcggtccgacatCATCTATTgttcaaagtaaaaaaaatatattgatcAAATATCGATATCTATCTGACTGAAACATATTTGTTACTGGAGAAATGAACTATTTGCGACTCCTCAGAGATGATTTGAataagtttatatatatatatatatatacagtccggatctaATGAGGGATCTCGCACGGtgctaccgtgcgggactccctttttccgatcgaattgcgacgatccgagccgctcaaagtgaccagaacgtgattttaagggtaactacgagaaatcagcaaaaaaaatgatcggaaagaacttgatccgaacagttttttattgaacggtttagtaaaaaactactcgaatcaagcccttcccgatcattttttttgctaatttctcgcgggtacccttaaaatcacgttctgcacgctttgagctgctcggatcgtcgcaattcgatcggaaaagaggAGTCCCGCACCGTAAGACCGTAAGGGATTGATCCCTCATCAAATCCGGACtctgtatatacacacacacacacacacacacactccggATCCCCTAAGGGATCTCGGACGGAGTGATTGGTGCGGGATTGGGCCGTGAGCCGTTGGATATCCAATTTTAAAAAGGAATTCGCGGATCCTAGGCGCCCAAATTAAACCCGGGTCGAACACGGTTTCGGGTTACAACAAAACCCAAGTTCTTCTCATTTCCTCGGTAGCGTTCAaatggagaagagagagagagagaagagaaacgACGAAGAGGAGAAGAACGAGGAAGAAAAACGAAGACGTAGCAGATCGATCTGAACActacgaccaccaccaccaaggtctctctctctgtgtttgaaTCTCTTGAATCTGTTATGTCTTTTTAAGATCTGTGCGATTCACTAATTAGGGTTTCACGAATACacgtatctctctctctctctctctctctctctctctctctctatgtggtttgatttggaagaaattcGCGGATTTGCTATGTCTTCGTTCTTCTCCTCTTCGTcgtttctcttctctctctctctctctcttctctgtttGAACGCTACCAAGGAAATGAGAAGAACTTGGGTTTTGTTGTAACCCGAAACCGTGTTCGACCCGGGTTCAATTTGGGCGCCTTAGGATCCGCGAATTCCTTTTTAAAATCCCAaccgttggatgagatccaacggctcacgACCCGATCCCTCACCAATCAATCCGTCCGAGATCCCTTAGGGGATccggagtgtgtgtgtgtatatatatatatatatagtatattcAATCAACTTgatgttttggatgaaaaacaaaaatactaggACGGACAATTAAACATCTTGAATCGTCAAAAAAAGATAAACGATTTTCTTTTGCATCGCTCAGAGCAAGTatatcaaacaatgtaaaataattttttctctatttgcatagaaaaatcacaaaaacttTTTTGCACTAGATTAGATAAATGAAGAGGTAAAACTCATTTGGGAATAGTTCTTAGTTACTTTTACCTAAGCACTATttataatcttttctttttttattgtttattttctctctccttcctcttcctcctttctcctttctttatttttaatattgaaaaaagaaaaaaaataatattttaatagatgaTAGGTAAAATGGATTGTCTTGGTGTAgttgtgaaggaaaaaattgatagctAAAATAGGATTGGAACTGTTCACCGGATAATTTACCTCTACACTGGTATACTTGCTCTCAAGAACCCACTTGGGTCATCGCGATGAGCCAAAATCTTCATCCTTGTATAATACGGACTTACGGAGTATGTAAATCAGCCCACTGGCCTTGTTAGCATGTTTCAATATTTGCAAGTCTTAAAACATCCCATTGcaataagcaaatgagtgtgGAGAAGTAAATTTAACAATAGTTTGAAAAAATACTctacattgtaataagtaaagttaCAAGTTTTTTGGCAAATAAACAATATTCACCCATTCTacaaccaaacttaacaacttttactaataaccaaactcaaaactaaaaaacactgCACATTGGAattgtctcatcgagacgaataatttggtgtggtttggtgcatAACTGAAACTCGTTTGCGACTGGACAAATGTGTATTGTGTattgtgaatatttttttgttagggatgcaaaaataactaatgtggaGATAGATATTGTTAAGTTTTATTATGATTATTGAATGATCATTTCCGTAGCTTAACTCTACGATTGcgtttctagatttttttggggggagTGATATTCATATTCTACTTTTTGATatctatactttttttttttttttagtgtcgaaagtgtatttatttatttatttttgtttaaaatcaAAAAGAAGGTGTGGAGATATACtataaaaaagaagagtttGAAAATCacttactttttctttatttttttggaatgcaAAATCCATACCTGAAATTACCACGTTGAAATTGGCTTTGGTAATTACTGTACCACGTTCGAAACAATAAGTCAAATACTGAAAAATACTGAAATTATCTCCaaccactacaccatccactacattttttgtaAGGCCCATCtcggatttcaaaaaaataatgaaaaatgttcataaattttaaaataatatattatggggccctgtaaaaaatcaactccaacaaatatcgataagtattatttcttgattcgtagaacaaatcaagaaataatgcttaccgatatccgttggagctaattttttacaaggctccacaaaataatattctaaaatttatggacatttttctatatttttttgagacccagaATAAGCTCCACAAAAAATATAGTGGATAGTGTAGTGGATGGAtagtagtgtatgtagcatctctccgTTGGAAAGGGGTTTCGTAAACAGATGAACCAACCAACCAGGACCAGGAGACTTCGGAGAAGGATCATCTAATGTCATGGCAAAAACCAACGTACTCACACGTAACTCATCAGCCTTTGGATGAATGCAGTTAGAGGCAGCCACGTTGCCCATCTTTGACCCCATTTCACAGCTGTCAATTTTCTACTCGTCCAAATGCGGAGGAGGAGGACCCGCTGGCTGTATTATTAGCTAGCTGTTCATATTTACACACAGCTCCTCCCCCAGCCCCCATACTATACCTCCCTCTCTCTACTGCCACTACAAACAAAATACACCCAACTTCCAAACCCTACCAAAGCGGGAacaacaactctctctctctctctctctctctctctagatctcccaaagatcagcatTTACCGGCTATGTGATTTGGGCATCTGTAGAAACCCATTTTGAGCTCAAAATAAGAAGAAATAGCAATTAGCAAGTCATTTACTGTTGTAGTACTGTAGCATTATTATTTGGCCGGAGATGGCATCAGCGTGCGTGAACAACATCGGAATGTCACCGGATACCTTTTTGGACTGTCCAGCTACTTACCCTTGGCTGACCCCTAGTAGAATCTCATTCAGCCGAGACCACACCGATGAATCCAAGCTCACCGGACCAAAGCCTCCACCTCCCTTTCCAGAGATAAATCACCAAGGTGCTTCCACTGAACCTCCGTCAGATCCAGATCCAGAGGTTTTCACCAAGGACTTTGGCGATTTCGAGTTCAGACTCGAAGATCCGGTCACAATGCTTCCCGCCGACGAGCTCTTCTCCGACGGGAAGCTCATGCCTCTGCACCTCTCCATGATCCCACCGCCGGCGACGACGGAGATCAGTTCTCCGGAAACGATTAAATCTCACCGGAGATCTGACGTTTCCTCCATGCCGGATCCGTACTTGTTCTCCCCGAAAGCACCGAGGTGTTCGAGTCGGTGGAAGGAACTGCTTGGCCTTAAGAAACTCTACTTGAACGCCAATGCTAACAAGCAAGACGGCAACAGGACGATGTCGTCTTCCTTGCCCTCTCACACCAGTCACAACTCCAAGTCTTTCAAAAACTTTCTCCACAGAAAATCCTCCATCGATTCCTCTCTGAGCCTTCCTTTGCTAAAAGACTCGGACATCGAAACCATTTCCATATCATCTCGCTTGtctctttcctcttcttcctccggTCACGAGCACGACGACCTCCCCCGTCTCTCGCTCGACTCCGAAAAGCCTAGCATCAACATGTGCCCCAAGAACCCCAATCTAAACTCTAATAATCCGCCTAGAGTGAGACTGGTGAAGCACAAAGCACTTTCGTCCGAAAACCCCACGAGAATCGGACGGAGCCCCATGCGCAGAGCACCGGACTCGGCGGCAACAACCGCGGCCGCAGCACGCGGCGTGTCCGTGGATAGTCCACGGATGAACTCGTCGGGAAAGATCGTGTTCCAGGGTTTAGAACGGAGTTCGAGCAGTCCGAGTAGCTTAAACGGAGGGCCTAGATTCAAGCACAGGGGAATGGAGAGATCGTATTCTTCTAACGTCAGGGTGACTCCGGTTCTCAACGTTCCGGTTTGTTCGCTCCGGGGGTCTTCGAAGTCGAGCGTGTTCGGGTTCCAGCTGTTCTCTTCTCAACAGAAGAGAGAAGTTGGCCCCGGTGGAGGCAACGGAGTCGGAAACAGGGGAGGGCAACAGAGTAATTTCAGGAACCGGACTGTGGATCGAGCTTGatcaaatccaatcaaatcaatGCGTTATCGGTTAGAAGTCGCTGTTATGATTTCAGTTTTGTTAGTAGTATTTCAGAGGAGGCAATACCGATGGTGGTGAGGCttatttccatttcttttttccctttttgtgttttttgcagaTCTTTAGCTTATTTGAATGTACATAAGCCGAGGGAGTCTGTTTGAACggtctctttttttcttttttctttttgtgggaGTATCTCATATGGTGCTAACTCTGAGCTGCTGATCTACTGGTGAAAACAAACCTAACGTGTTTAGATTGTTTGTTTAGGGTGGTTAGAAGagagttcttcttcttcttctccgttaCCTGGAAGATATGACTGGAATCTCTGTTTGTGTTTTCTTCATTCAAAgagcgtgtgtgtgtgtgttgttaTTGTGATGTGGGGTTTGGTTTTGTGATGGTGATGGGAGGGAGCGGTGTTGTTATTCACGCGCTTCGAAATTTACTTTGGACGGGCTTGAATCTTGATTCGCCTGGTGG
Coding sequences:
- the LOC131321864 gene encoding uncharacterized protein LOC131321864, coding for MASACVNNIGMSPDTFLDCPATYPWLTPSRISFSRDHTDESKLTGPKPPPPFPEINHQGASTEPPSDPDPEVFTKDFGDFEFRLEDPVTMLPADELFSDGKLMPLHLSMIPPPATTEISSPETIKSHRRSDVSSMPDPYLFSPKAPRCSSRWKELLGLKKLYLNANANKQDGNRTMSSSLPSHTSHNSKSFKNFLHRKSSIDSSLSLPLLKDSDIETISISSRLSLSSSSSGHEHDDLPRLSLDSEKPSINMCPKNPNLNSNNPPRVRLVKHKALSSENPTRIGRSPMRRAPDSAATTAAAARGVSVDSPRMNSSGKIVFQGLERSSSSPSSLNGGPRFKHRGMERSYSSNVRVTPVLNVPVCSLRGSSKSSVFGFQLFSSQQKREVGPGGGNGVGNRGGQQSNFRNRTVDRA